Proteins encoded in a region of the Paenibacillus sp. W2I17 genome:
- a CDS encoding YggS family pyridoxal phosphate-dependent enzyme, which produces MKHLVEENLQAVRQQMALACQASGRNIEDIKLLLATKTVPLEKLQIAIQAGEVLFGENKAQELRDKFPLMEQSKQVEWHFIGHLQTNKVKDVVKYVTLIHSVDRLKLGQALHNQLLKENKTLDILVQINTSYEESKFGASPETAVELVEQLSQFETLNVKGLMTIGKLNATNEETRHCFRLLNQIRTQIKEKNIPRVEMDILSMGMSGDFQVAIEEGATMIRVGTSVFGQRYLPDEYYWNENTRIDD; this is translated from the coding sequence ATGAAACATCTAGTAGAAGAAAATCTTCAAGCTGTAAGACAGCAAATGGCATTGGCCTGCCAGGCTTCAGGTCGCAACATTGAGGACATCAAGTTGTTGCTCGCGACCAAAACGGTACCGCTAGAGAAATTACAAATAGCTATTCAAGCAGGTGAGGTCCTGTTTGGAGAGAACAAAGCTCAAGAACTCCGAGACAAATTCCCACTCATGGAACAAAGCAAGCAGGTGGAATGGCATTTTATCGGACATCTGCAAACAAATAAAGTAAAGGACGTTGTTAAATATGTTACTCTCATTCATTCCGTAGATCGTCTGAAACTGGGTCAAGCGTTACATAACCAGCTTCTCAAAGAGAATAAGACCTTAGACATTCTTGTGCAAATTAATACGTCCTACGAAGAAAGTAAATTTGGTGCCTCTCCAGAAACAGCCGTTGAGCTTGTAGAACAGTTGTCTCAATTCGAGACATTAAACGTGAAAGGATTAATGACCATTGGAAAACTGAATGCGACAAACGAAGAAACGCGACATTGTTTTCGATTGTTAAACCAGATCCGTACACAGATTAAAGAGAAAAATATTCCACGCGTAGAAATGGATATTTTATCGATGGGTATGTCTGGTGACTTCCAAGTCGCCATTGAAGAAGGAGCTACAATGATACGTGTAGGGACAAGTGTATTTGGTCAACGCTACTTAC
- the rbsB gene encoding ribose ABC transporter substrate-binding protein RbsB translates to MKKWTVTLVSMLMIIVLAGCSLEPPEWAKPDPNKSNGQKKIGLSISTLNNPFFVSLKDGVMAEAKKQGIQVIVVDAQNDSAKQTNDVDDLIQQGVSALLINPADSAAISTAVQSANSVGIPVITLDRSADKGEVAALVASDNVKGGRMAAEYFVEQLGEGAKVIELEGVPGASATRERGKGFHEVADKQLDVVSKQSADFDRSKGLNVMENLLQGNPDVQAVFAHNDEMALGAIEAIQSSGKDIPVIGFDGNDDAIKSIQDGKLTATVAQQPILIGQLALQAALDVLSGKQVESSIPAELKLVTKENVNE, encoded by the coding sequence ATGAAAAAGTGGACTGTAACACTCGTAAGTATGCTGATGATCATCGTTCTGGCCGGGTGCTCTCTGGAGCCACCGGAATGGGCCAAACCTGACCCTAACAAAAGTAACGGACAGAAGAAAATAGGTTTGTCGATATCTACATTAAACAATCCATTCTTTGTATCACTGAAGGACGGGGTAATGGCTGAAGCCAAAAAACAGGGAATACAGGTCATCGTGGTGGATGCGCAGAACGATTCGGCCAAACAAACCAATGATGTGGATGATCTCATTCAGCAAGGCGTTAGTGCACTTCTAATTAACCCTGCGGACTCTGCAGCGATCTCCACAGCGGTTCAATCCGCTAATAGTGTGGGCATTCCTGTAATCACGCTGGATCGCTCCGCAGATAAAGGCGAAGTGGCGGCACTAGTGGCATCTGATAACGTTAAAGGTGGACGCATGGCAGCTGAATATTTTGTGGAACAACTGGGCGAGGGAGCAAAAGTCATTGAACTTGAGGGTGTACCTGGCGCTTCCGCAACAAGAGAACGGGGTAAAGGCTTCCATGAAGTGGCTGACAAGCAACTCGATGTGGTTTCCAAACAATCTGCTGATTTCGATCGGTCCAAAGGGTTAAATGTCATGGAGAACTTGCTACAAGGTAATCCTGACGTGCAGGCAGTATTTGCCCATAATGATGAGATGGCACTTGGTGCGATTGAAGCGATTCAAAGCTCAGGTAAAGACATTCCGGTCATCGGATTCGACGGCAATGATGATGCAATCAAATCCATTCAGGATGGAAAATTGACGGCAACAGTCGCTCAGCAGCCTATACTGATTGGCCAACTGGCGCTGCAAGCAGCTCTGGATGTGCTCAGTGGCAAGCAGGTGGAGTCATCGATTCCCGCTGAATTGAAGCTGGTAACCAAGGAAAATGTGAACGAGTAA